The DNA window CATTTGGATACGCTGAGGCCGTTCACAGGGCGAAAGAGGGCAGGATCATGAGAGCGATAACCCGGCTTTATCCGTTGCATCACCAGCCTGACCAGCAACCGGCGGAGCTTAAACACGTGGGAGAAACGGTGTTCGATTCTTCACTGCATCCGGCGGACAGCGCGCAGCTGATTGCGCTGCATCAGCTTGGCCAACACCCGCTGGCGCCGTCGTGGCGGGCGCGCCTGAGCGCGCTGTGGCGGAAGCTGTGCGCATGAACGGCAATACGTTGATGATCTGCGTCTTGCTGCTTGGCTGGGCGCCGTGGAGTCAGGCCTCTTTGAACAGCACGCCCCCCGACGCCGCGCTGGCGGCGAGACTGGCGGCGACCTGCAACACGCAGGCGGTTGAGCATGCCGACTGGAGCGATATCACGGCGGTCGTTCAGTCCGCACGCGTTTGCCTGCAGCGAGACACCGCGCGGCAGCATTCTGAACGCTCGCCGGGCGACACCGCGGTCGGCCTGGTTCAACGCAGCGTTGCCAGGGCCGCCGTGCGGGTGCTGGCGGAAAAAACGCCATAAAGCACGGCCGCCGCCGTAACGTCATGAAAAGGCATTGACTCGCTAACCTCTGACCGTATAATCCCATCCCGCAGCCGCAGGTTGCCGCATCTCAATGCGCCCTTAGCTCAGTTGGATAGAGCAACGGCCTTCTAAGCCGTAGGTCATAGGTTCGAATCCTATAGGGCGTGCCATTAATTCTCCCTGATTTTTTCCCCATATTCTTTCCCGCGAAAATTCGATCGTGTAACCCATACTCCCGTTGGCTCGCCGCTGAGCGACATGTTATGTTCGTTCGCTAACTTTCAGTCAGTGGCAGAGAGAAAAATGCAAAGCTTATTCGTTTACGGCACCCTAGGGCCGGGCAGACCCAACGCGCACGTGATGGAAGCTATCGGCGGCAGCTGGGAAGAAGGCAGCGTTGGCGGATCGTTGCTTAACCAAGGCTGGGGTGCCGAGATGGGCTACCCGGGCATCGTGCTGGATAACAGCGGCAATCGGGTGAACGGTTTTCTGTTCCGCTCCGCCAACCTCGTCAATCATTGGCCTGCCCTCGACGCCTTCGAAGGTGACGGTTATGAACGGGTGGCGGTCAGCGTCACCACCGCCGGCGGTGAAACCGTCGATTCGTTTATCTACATGCTGAAAAAATGACCTTTAGACGCTTCGCCGGCAATTGAACTTTCGTTTATTTTGCCGCGCTACAATAGGCGAAAATTTCCCCATGGAGCCTATCGTGCGCAAATCCAGATTCTTTCTCGTGACCTTGCTGTGTCTGTGTGCCGCCGCCGTGCTGTACGTCATGGCATATCGGGCGCTGGGGCATTACCTCAGCGACGGCGAGAAGGCCTACCCGGATATCAGCGTTGAAATTCGCTGAGGGCCGGTCGGCGCGGTGGTGATCGCGCCGACTTTTTTGCACTGATTTACCCGCCATTTACCCGCCGTCGGCAATGATGACGCAGCGTCTCCACATTGTGTGGTTCTCTTGGGCGGAATGCGGTTATGTCACTGCAACAGGTTTCGAATGTCTCGTTGAGCAACAACGGCTTAAAGGGCATCGGCTATAAACATTACGCGTTGGCGATCGTGGCGTTTGCGGCGGTCGTGCGGTTTATTTCCTTAACGGACAGGTATTTTTGGTGCGATGAGGCCTCCAGCGTGCTGACCAGCCGCTATGACGTGGGCGCTTTGCTGTACCACGCTTCCTTCGATGTTCACCCGCCGCTGTATTACCTGTTGCTGCATGGCTGGATGGTGCTGTTTGGCGACAGCATCATGGCGGCCCGTTCGCTGAGCCTGGTGCTCGGCGTGGCGACAGTGGCGCTGGCGATGCGCTTTACGCGTTGGCTGGCCAACGAGCGGGCGGCGCTGATAGCGGGCTGGCTGATGGCGATCATGCCGATGGCGGTGCGTTACAGCCAGGAGGCGCGCATGTATGCGCTGATGGGGCTGCTGGCGATCGCCGCCGCTATGGCGTTGGCGAAGTGGCTGAAAACGCCGGATAACCGCCGCTATCTGGCGCTGTATGCGCTGTTGATGACGCTGAGCTTTTATACCCATTACTTCACGATTTTTACCCTGATCGCGCATTGGCTGGTGGTATTGGCGCTGTCGTGCCGCCGCGAAGGCGAGTGTTATATCAAGCAACCGGCGTGGTGGCTGGCCAATGCGGCGATCGGGGTGGCCTACATTCCCTGGCTGCTGGTGTTGTTCAATCTGCTGGCGCATATCGCCGAGCTGCGGGTCGGCGGCGACGTCGGTTGGATCCCTCAGGTTTCCTGGAGCGATCTGCCGGCGATGTTCTGGCGTTTTCTCACGGGCCATGATGGCAGCAACTATCCCACGATCATTCTCTGGCTGTTGCCGGCGATGTTTGTTGCTTTATGTTCACTGTTGCTGTGGCGGCGCCAGATGCCGAGAAAATACGCTCTGCTGCTGCTCGGCGGCATGCTGATTCCGGTAATGTTGGTATTCGCCATTTCCTGGCGCTCGCCGCTGTTTGTCGATCGCTATCTCTATTCCGCCGCGCTCGGCATTCCGCTGGTGTTGGGTGTGCTGATCGCCGGAACGAAAAACCGGGTGCGCGGGATCTCTTTGCTGCTGTTCTTCAGCCTGCTGTTCGGCTGCGGCGTGCGCAATGATTACCCGGTCGAGAAAGATGAGTTCAAGGTGATGGTGCACTATATCAACAGCCACTATCAGCCTAACGATGCGGTGGTGGTCAGCAACATGTTCAACTACCTGAGCTATGTGTATTACAACAAACAGGGCTATCGCGCCTTGCTGTATACCCCCGCCAGGCCCAA is part of the Serratia surfactantfaciens genome and encodes:
- a CDS encoding gamma-glutamylcyclotransferase family protein, translating into MQSLFVYGTLGPGRPNAHVMEAIGGSWEEGSVGGSLLNQGWGAEMGYPGIVLDNSGNRVNGFLFRSANLVNHWPALDAFEGDGYERVAVSVTTAGGETVDSFIYMLKK
- a CDS encoding glycosyltransferase family 39 protein; the encoded protein is MSLQQVSNVSLSNNGLKGIGYKHYALAIVAFAAVVRFISLTDRYFWCDEASSVLTSRYDVGALLYHASFDVHPPLYYLLLHGWMVLFGDSIMAARSLSLVLGVATVALAMRFTRWLANERAALIAGWLMAIMPMAVRYSQEARMYALMGLLAIAAAMALAKWLKTPDNRRYLALYALLMTLSFYTHYFTIFTLIAHWLVVLALSCRREGECYIKQPAWWLANAAIGVAYIPWLLVLFNLLAHIAELRVGGDVGWIPQVSWSDLPAMFWRFLTGHDGSNYPTIILWLLPAMFVALCSLLLWRRQMPRKYALLLLGGMLIPVMLVFAISWRSPLFVDRYLYSAALGIPLVLGVLIAGTKNRVRGISLLLFFSLLFGCGVRNDYPVEKDEFKVMVHYINSHYQPNDAVVVSNMFNYLSYVYYNKQGYRALLYTPARPNGISGKPNAYGFGTFFHDRAAQTYVDKLSVLSKTHRRVWLVSGGDFNQDFGRSPPGWVNTGTFKSGGFESRLFVVH